One genomic window of Bradyrhizobium sp. B124 includes the following:
- a CDS encoding SDR family NAD(P)-dependent oxidoreductase, producing MPDRIRLDGRVAVVTGAAGVIGTATLQLLAERGARIVAVDRKEADLKAAIKDLPASAEAFAIAADVTDEDEVRDYVRAAVDRFGTIDAFYNNAGIEGDVRPIPEYSLESFRRVLDVNVVGVFLGMKYVLPVMLKQNKGSIINTASIAGLMGSPMIAVYSASKHAVIGLTKSAAWECTGTGVRVNCVCPGMIESRMLSTILQGRSGGNAPPPVEKIVDRIPARRLGLASEVASIVAFLASDEASYVSGSAYTVDGGRTAA from the coding sequence ATGCCCGATCGCATCAGGCTCGACGGCCGGGTTGCCGTCGTCACCGGGGCTGCCGGCGTCATCGGAACCGCCACGCTCCAACTGCTCGCCGAACGCGGGGCGCGGATTGTCGCAGTCGACCGCAAGGAGGCCGACCTCAAAGCCGCCATCAAGGACCTGCCCGCCTCGGCCGAGGCCTTCGCGATCGCCGCCGACGTCACCGATGAGGACGAGGTCAGGGACTATGTCCGCGCCGCCGTCGACCGCTTCGGCACCATCGACGCCTTCTACAACAACGCCGGCATCGAGGGCGACGTCAGGCCGATCCCGGAATATTCGCTGGAGAGCTTTCGCCGGGTGCTCGACGTCAATGTCGTCGGCGTCTTCCTCGGCATGAAATATGTGCTGCCTGTCATGCTGAAGCAGAACAAGGGCAGCATCATCAACACCGCCTCGATCGCCGGCCTGATGGGATCGCCGATGATCGCGGTCTACAGCGCCAGCAAGCACGCGGTGATCGGGCTGACCAAGAGCGCGGCCTGGGAATGCACCGGCACCGGCGTGCGGGTCAATTGCGTCTGCCCCGGCATGATCGAGAGCCGGATGCTGAGCACCATCCTGCAAGGACGTTCCGGCGGCAACGCGCCGCCACCGGTCGAGAAGATCGTCGACCGCATCCCGGCACGCCGGCTCGGCCTCGCGAGCGAGGTCGCATCGATCGTCGCTTTCCTCGCTTCCGACGAGGCGAGCTACGTCTCCGGCTCCGCCTACACCGTCGACGGCGGCCGCACCGCCGCCTGA
- a CDS encoding DUF2155 domain-containing protein encodes MLRTIALTGFAALVAASTISLAPPARAQIGTIFSDPAPRPPGSIPRGQVAPPGDDDEEVPELPRGRLLPTQPRALPPGQAVPPPGNVQSQPLAPPPGSTVAPPGVAVQPPQPGGPAVANTPPGANPLPGLPPGQRQPKGTPQGAPQGAPQGTPPQTPAALQPGDEVVQEPPSTKITNKKASFSGLDKITGRIINFDEDIGETVQFGALRVKTDACYTRPSTEAANTDAFVEVDEITLQGEVKRIFSGWMFAASPGLHGVEHPIYDIWLTDCKGPDQTIVTAAPDPPKAPTPPPPPAQKRAPPKQAAPRPPPQPLPQYQQQQPPPPPPQQQRPGGLFGGLFGN; translated from the coding sequence ATGCTTCGAACCATTGCCCTGACTGGCTTTGCGGCCCTGGTCGCCGCCTCAACCATCTCGCTTGCGCCGCCCGCGCGCGCGCAGATCGGAACGATTTTCTCCGATCCCGCGCCGCGTCCGCCCGGCTCGATTCCGCGTGGCCAGGTGGCGCCTCCCGGCGACGACGACGAGGAAGTGCCGGAATTGCCGCGTGGCCGCCTGCTGCCGACGCAGCCGCGGGCGTTGCCGCCGGGCCAGGCGGTGCCGCCGCCCGGTAATGTGCAGTCCCAGCCTTTGGCACCGCCGCCAGGCAGCACGGTCGCTCCGCCCGGCGTTGCGGTGCAGCCGCCGCAGCCCGGCGGGCCCGCCGTTGCCAACACACCGCCCGGTGCCAATCCGCTGCCCGGCCTGCCGCCGGGCCAGCGTCAGCCCAAGGGGACGCCGCAGGGTGCGCCACAGGGCGCTCCACAAGGCACCCCGCCGCAGACGCCTGCCGCCTTGCAGCCGGGCGACGAGGTCGTGCAGGAGCCGCCGTCGACCAAGATCACCAACAAGAAGGCGAGCTTCTCCGGCCTCGACAAGATCACCGGACGCATCATCAATTTCGACGAGGATATCGGCGAGACCGTGCAGTTTGGCGCGCTGCGCGTGAAGACTGACGCCTGCTATACGCGGCCGTCGACGGAAGCCGCCAACACCGACGCCTTTGTCGAGGTCGACGAGATCACGCTGCAGGGCGAGGTGAAGCGGATCTTCTCGGGCTGGATGTTCGCAGCGAGCCCGGGCCTGCATGGCGTCGAGCATCCGATCTACGACATCTGGCTGACCGACTGCAAAGGGCCGGACCAGACCATCGTGACCGCCGCGCCCGATCCGCCGAAGGCGCCGACGCCGCCTCCGCCGCCGGCCCAGAAGCGCGCGCCGCCGAAGCAGGCCGCGCCACGTCCGCCGCCGCAACCGCTGCCGCAATACCAGCAGCAGCAGCCGCCACCTCCGCCGCCCCAGCAGCAGCGGCCGGGCGGTTTGTTCGGCGGCTTGTTCGGAAATTAG
- the aat gene encoding leucyl/phenylalanyl-tRNA--protein transferase — protein sequence MTSRDSASSEITPEVLLRAYACGIFPMAESADDPTLFWVEPELRGVIPLDGFRVASRLARTVRSDVFTVTVDTAFKAVIAGCAAPQPGRDDTWINKRIRDLYVGLHASGHCHSVEVWQDDNLVGGLYGVSLGRAFFGESMFHTTRDASKVALVHLVARLIAGGFELLDTQYVTEHLKTFGAVEISRRRYRALLDKAIAGAPAEFRKLDATQPVKGADALAIIAARN from the coding sequence ATGACGTCACGCGACTCCGCCTCTTCCGAGATCACGCCCGAGGTGCTGCTGCGCGCCTATGCCTGCGGCATCTTCCCGATGGCGGAGAGCGCCGACGACCCGACCCTGTTCTGGGTCGAACCGGAATTGCGCGGCGTGATTCCACTCGACGGCTTCCGTGTCGCCTCCCGCCTGGCGCGCACCGTGCGCTCGGATGTATTCACCGTCACCGTCGATACCGCGTTCAAGGCCGTGATCGCCGGTTGCGCAGCGCCGCAGCCCGGCCGCGACGATACCTGGATCAACAAGCGCATCCGCGACCTCTATGTCGGGCTGCACGCGTCAGGCCATTGCCACAGCGTCGAGGTCTGGCAGGACGACAACCTGGTCGGCGGCCTCTACGGCGTCAGCCTCGGCCGCGCCTTCTTCGGCGAAAGCATGTTTCACACCACGCGCGACGCATCGAAGGTCGCGCTGGTGCATCTGGTGGCCCGGCTGATCGCGGGCGGGTTCGAACTGCTCGACACGCAATATGTGACCGAGCATCTGAAGACGTTCGGTGCGGTGGAGATTTCGCGCCGCCGCTATCGCGCGCTGCTCGACAAGGCGATCGCAGGCGCGCCGGCGGAATTCCGCAAGCTCGACGCCACGCAGCCGGTCAAGGGTGCCGACGCGCTGGCGATCATCGCCGCGCGCAATTGA
- a CDS encoding DASS family sodium-coupled anion symporter has product MKSSWRTFAPLLVWLVIYLVPVPSGLNANQWHYFAVFAAVITGLILESMPVGAVGLIGLTVAGVGGYVEPDPNKSLRWMLAGFSESTVWLIVGAFVFSIGYRKSGLGRRLALLLVRGLGRRTIGLGYAVAFSDLVLAPATPSNTARSGGTIYPIVSNIPRIYGSEPGPTAGKIGTFVMWTAFATTAVTSSLFLTALAPNAAALSIAKKLVNIEVGWSQWFIGFAPLGILLLLLVPLLSYVICRPEIKESPEIVIWSEGELAKMGPPSRHEWIMAVLVLLAMFLWICGSNPNISVPLLGSNFINATTVVFVVISLMLLTGVIAFEDIVAEKSAWEVFFYFTSLLTLSSGLNEIGFIKWVAEGYAKPLSGTSPLVGMILLVTFFFWIHYFFSSITSHTAAVLPVVLAVGSSIPGLSVQTLMLLCVYSLGLMGVISPYATGPAPMYYGSGYIGKGDFWKFGLIFGVIYFAGLLLIVLPWLQMIG; this is encoded by the coding sequence ATGAAATCGTCATGGCGGACGTTTGCGCCGCTGCTGGTCTGGCTGGTGATCTATCTGGTCCCGGTGCCATCAGGGCTGAACGCCAATCAGTGGCACTATTTTGCGGTGTTCGCCGCTGTGATCACCGGGCTGATCCTCGAATCGATGCCGGTCGGCGCAGTCGGCCTGATCGGGCTTACGGTCGCCGGTGTCGGCGGCTATGTCGAGCCCGACCCGAACAAGTCGCTGCGCTGGATGCTCGCCGGCTTTTCCGAGAGCACGGTGTGGCTGATCGTCGGCGCCTTCGTGTTTTCGATCGGCTATCGCAAGAGCGGGCTCGGCCGCCGACTGGCGCTGCTCCTGGTGCGCGGGCTCGGCCGCCGCACTATCGGGCTCGGCTATGCGGTGGCGTTCTCCGATCTGGTGCTGGCACCGGCGACGCCGTCCAACACCGCGCGCTCGGGCGGCACCATCTATCCGATCGTCAGCAACATCCCGCGCATCTACGGCTCTGAGCCCGGTCCGACCGCGGGCAAGATCGGCACCTTCGTGATGTGGACCGCGTTTGCGACCACGGCCGTCACGAGTTCGCTGTTTCTGACCGCGCTGGCGCCGAACGCCGCCGCGCTCTCGATCGCCAAGAAGCTCGTCAACATCGAGGTCGGCTGGTCGCAATGGTTCATCGGCTTTGCGCCGCTCGGTATCCTTTTGCTGCTGCTGGTGCCGCTGCTGAGCTACGTCATTTGCCGGCCGGAGATCAAGGAAAGCCCGGAGATCGTCATCTGGAGCGAGGGAGAACTCGCCAAGATGGGGCCGCCGTCGCGGCACGAATGGATCATGGCGGTGCTGGTGCTGCTCGCGATGTTCCTGTGGATCTGCGGCTCCAATCCCAATATCAGCGTGCCGCTGCTCGGCTCGAACTTCATCAACGCGACCACGGTGGTGTTCGTCGTGATCTCGCTGATGCTGCTCACAGGCGTGATCGCATTCGAAGACATCGTCGCGGAGAAGAGCGCGTGGGAGGTATTCTTCTATTTCACCTCGCTGCTCACGCTGTCGTCGGGTCTCAACGAGATCGGCTTCATCAAGTGGGTGGCCGAGGGTTATGCGAAGCCGCTGTCCGGCACGTCGCCGCTGGTCGGGATGATCCTGCTCGTCACATTCTTCTTCTGGATCCACTATTTCTTCTCGAGCATCACCTCGCATACCGCCGCGGTGCTGCCGGTGGTGCTCGCCGTCGGCTCCAGCATTCCCGGCCTGTCGGTGCAGACCCTGATGCTGCTGTGCGTCTATTCGCTCGGGCTGATGGGGGTGATCTCGCCCTACGCCACCGGGCCGGCGCCGATGTATTACGGCAGCGGCTATATCGGCAAAGGCGACTTCTGGAAGTTCGGGCTGATCTTCGGCGTAATCTACTTTGCCGGATTGTTGCTGATCGTGTTGCCCTGGCTACAGATGATCGGGTAA